In Geotalea uraniireducens, one genomic interval encodes:
- the hoxU gene encoding bidirectional hydrogenase complex protein HoxU has translation MPVITLSIDDELVSGRADESLLQVIREHGITLPTLCHMEGLSERGGCRLCIVEVEGAARPLPACTTPAREGMVVRTDTERLRRYRRMIVELMLAERNHYCAVCVSIGNCELQRVAAALGVDHVRYEYLSPRLSMDLSHDRFGIDHNRCILCTRCVRVCDEVEGVHTWDISGRGVRSRIIADLNHPWGTSDSCTSCGKCVQVCPTGALFTKGVVVGEMVKDPGMLLRVLEGREKKEWAG, from the coding sequence ATGCCCGTCATTACCCTGTCGATCGACGACGAGCTGGTCAGCGGCCGCGCCGACGAGTCGCTGCTCCAGGTGATCCGCGAGCATGGCATCACCCTGCCGACCCTCTGCCACATGGAAGGGCTGAGCGAACGGGGCGGCTGCCGGCTCTGCATTGTCGAGGTGGAGGGGGCGGCGCGGCCGCTGCCGGCCTGCACGACCCCGGCCCGCGAAGGGATGGTGGTGCGGACCGATACCGAGCGGCTGCGACGTTACCGGCGGATGATCGTCGAACTGATGCTGGCCGAACGGAACCACTACTGCGCCGTCTGCGTTTCCATCGGTAATTGCGAGCTGCAGCGCGTCGCCGCTGCCCTCGGCGTCGATCATGTGCGCTACGAGTACCTTTCCCCCCGCCTTTCCATGGATCTTTCCCACGACCGGTTCGGCATCGACCACAACCGCTGCATCCTCTGCACCCGCTGCGTCCGGGTCTGCGACGAGGTGGAAGGGGTCCATACTTGGGACATCTCCGGCCGCGGGGTGCGGAGCCGGATCATTGCCGACCTCAACCATCCCTGGGGAACTAGTGACAGCTGCACGAGCTGCGGCAAGTGTGTCCAGGTCTGCCCGACCGGCGCACTTTTCACCAAGGGGGTGGTCGTCGGTGAAATGGTCAAGGACCCGGGAATGTTGCTGCGGGTACTGGAAGGACGCGAGAAAAAGGAGTGGGCGGGCTGA
- a CDS encoding NADP oxidoreductase has translation MNRKRGGKVRLATVWLGGCSGCHMSFLDLDERLIELAGQAELVFSPFIDTKEFPAGVDVALVEGAVNNRANLAMAETIRARSRSVVSLGDCAVTGNVTSMRNILPVAATLAPFGGTGEAPFRFDYAAVPELLPRALPLHQVIAVDGFVPGCPPDPDRIWTAIGCLLRGEPVQLPEEMRSFG, from the coding sequence ATGAACAGGAAACGGGGCGGGAAGGTCCGTTTGGCCACGGTTTGGCTCGGCGGCTGCTCGGGGTGCCATATGAGCTTTCTCGATCTGGACGAACGGCTGATCGAACTGGCCGGCCAGGCGGAACTGGTCTTCAGCCCCTTCATCGATACCAAGGAATTTCCGGCGGGGGTGGACGTGGCCCTCGTGGAGGGGGCGGTCAACAACCGGGCGAACCTGGCAATGGCCGAAACGATTCGCGCCCGTAGCCGGTCCGTGGTGAGCCTTGGGGATTGTGCGGTCACCGGCAATGTCACCAGCATGCGGAATATCCTGCCGGTGGCGGCGACGCTGGCACCGTTCGGCGGTACGGGGGAGGCGCCGTTCCGTTTCGATTATGCTGCGGTGCCGGAGCTGCTCCCCCGGGCGCTGCCGCTCCACCAGGTGATTGCCGTCGACGGTTTCGTCCCCGGCTGTCCGCCCGATCCGGATCGGATCTGGACGGCGATCGGCTGTCTGCTGCGCGGCGAGCCGGTGCAACTCCCCGAGGAGATGCGCAGTTTCGGCTAG
- a CDS encoding Ni/Fe hydrogenase subunit alpha, producing the protein MSQTITIDPVTRIEGHATITIRLDDAGEVADARFHVTEFRGFEQFCIGRSIWEMPGLTARICGICPVSHSIAAARAGDAILGVRIPPAAALLRRLANHASLIQSHALSFFHLSAADLLLGMESDPARRNLVGLLESRPDVARNGIRLRQIGQRIVTLVAGQSVHPSWTAPGGVRVPLAPARRDEIAALLPDGFAIVRAGLALLDEIYQRHAAEIGACGDFPSLFAGLVAADGGLEYYDGLFRFTDSHGVIVEEIPPEHYDLVVGERAESWSYMQFPYFLARADSEDRGMYRVGPLARLNICDSAGTPEADRELLAFRAQRSGEWGAVTGSFHYHHARLIEILHALERIREILDNPDLLDHHVRSEAGVNRPTGVGVCEAPRGILFHDYEVDDNGIIQRLNLLIATGQNNLAMNRTIRQLAGAFIKGGQFSEGILNRIEHGIRAYDPCLSCATHAYGRMPLRLQLLAPEGTLLDQLARP; encoded by the coding sequence ATGTCCCAGACGATAACCATCGATCCCGTTACCCGCATCGAAGGACATGCGACCATCACTATCCGGCTCGACGACGCCGGCGAAGTGGCCGATGCCCGCTTTCACGTCACCGAGTTCCGGGGGTTCGAACAGTTCTGTATCGGCCGTAGCATCTGGGAGATGCCCGGCCTGACCGCCCGGATCTGCGGCATCTGCCCCGTCAGCCATTCCATCGCCGCCGCCCGGGCCGGCGACGCCATCCTCGGTGTCCGCATCCCCCCGGCTGCCGCCTTGCTGCGCCGGTTGGCCAATCATGCCTCGCTGATCCAGAGTCACGCCCTGAGCTTCTTTCACCTGAGCGCTGCCGATCTGCTGCTCGGCATGGAGAGCGATCCGGCCCGGCGCAACCTGGTCGGGCTGCTGGAAAGCCGGCCCGACGTCGCTCGGAATGGCATTCGCCTGCGCCAGATCGGCCAGCGGATCGTCACCCTAGTGGCCGGCCAGAGCGTCCATCCCTCCTGGACGGCTCCCGGCGGCGTCCGCGTGCCGCTTGCTCCCGCCCGGCGCGACGAGATTGCCGCCCTGCTGCCGGATGGTTTTGCCATCGTCCGCGCCGGCTTGGCCCTGCTCGACGAGATTTATCAGCGCCACGCCGCCGAAATCGGCGCCTGCGGCGATTTCCCGTCGCTCTTCGCCGGGCTGGTCGCGGCGGACGGCGGCCTGGAATATTACGACGGCCTGTTCCGCTTTACCGATTCCCACGGGGTGATCGTGGAGGAAATTCCACCGGAGCATTACGATCTGGTGGTCGGTGAACGGGCGGAATCGTGGAGCTATATGCAGTTTCCCTATTTCCTCGCCCGGGCCGACAGCGAGGATCGGGGGATGTACCGGGTGGGGCCGCTGGCCCGGCTCAATATCTGCGACAGTGCCGGCACTCCCGAAGCCGACCGGGAGCTTCTGGCGTTCCGTGCCCAGCGGAGCGGGGAGTGGGGGGCGGTTACCGGCAGCTTCCACTACCATCATGCCCGGCTGATCGAGATCCTCCATGCCCTGGAGCGGATTCGGGAGATCCTCGACAATCCGGACCTGCTCGACCACCACGTCCGGAGCGAGGCGGGGGTCAACCGCCCGACCGGGGTCGGCGTCTGCGAGGCGCCGCGCGGCATCCTCTTCCATGATTACGAAGTCGACGACAACGGCATCATCCAGCGACTCAACCTGCTGATCGCCACCGGCCAGAACAATCTGGCGATGAACCGGACGATTCGCCAGCTGGCCGGCGCCTTCATCAAGGGGGGGCAGTTCAGCGAGGGGATTCTCAACCGGATCGAGCACGGCATCCGTGCCTACGATCCGTGCCTTTCCTGTGCAACCCATGCCTACGGCCGGATGCCGCTGCGGCTCCAGCTTCTCGCTCCCGAAGGCACTCTGCTCGACCAGCTGGCGCGGCCGTGA
- a CDS encoding hydrogenase maturation protease, whose amino-acid sequence MILLIGYGNRLRRDDGLGPALLDLAGARFAAPDLCTFELQQLVPELAAELAAPGVTAALFLDAGPADAASPPGTVTVSQLLPRVDGSPLGHQLAPEELLTVARALYGATPAAWLVTVAGADFGYGGELSAAVRSGLDEALAVVGTLLTTIRGEAPATARSAGSRPG is encoded by the coding sequence ATGATCCTGCTGATCGGCTACGGCAATCGGCTGCGGCGGGACGACGGCCTCGGGCCGGCGTTGCTCGACCTGGCCGGGGCGCGGTTCGCGGCGCCGGACCTCTGCACTTTCGAGCTGCAGCAGCTCGTACCGGAGCTGGCCGCCGAACTGGCGGCGCCGGGGGTGACCGCGGCGCTGTTTCTCGACGCCGGGCCGGCCGATGCCGCTTCCCCGCCGGGAACGGTCACGGTCAGCCAGCTGCTGCCGAGGGTCGATGGCTCGCCGCTCGGCCACCAGCTGGCGCCGGAAGAGCTGCTGACGGTTGCGCGGGCGCTTTACGGTGCGACGCCGGCGGCGTGGCTGGTGACGGTGGCGGGGGCGGATTTTGGCTACGGCGGGGAATTGAGCGCGGCGGTGCGGAGCGGCCTTGACGAAGCGCTGGCGGTGGTCGGCACGCTGCTGACGACGATCAGGGGAGAAGCACCGGCAACCGCTCGGTCAGCCGGATCTCGTCCGGGGTGA
- the sfsA gene encoding DNA/RNA nuclease SfsA → MHLPAPLYPGTLLRRYQRFLADVALADGTVITAHCPNSGSMRGCNRPGSPVLLSRSDKPTRKYAHTWELVHADGGWIGINTALPNHLVREGIEGGIVAELQGYPHLRPEVPYGTNSRIDLLLEGAGRRCYVEVKNVTLVEGGLALFPDAVTARGQKHLRELMAVVRAGDRGVIFFVVQRADGSSVAPADAIDPEYGRLLRLAAENGVEPLAYRALVTPDEIRLTERLPVLLP, encoded by the coding sequence ATGCACCTCCCCGCTCCGCTCTACCCCGGTACCCTGCTCCGCCGCTACCAGCGCTTTCTCGCCGACGTGGCACTGGCCGACGGCACGGTGATCACCGCCCACTGCCCCAACTCGGGGAGCATGCGCGGCTGCAACCGGCCCGGCAGCCCGGTACTGCTCTCCCGCAGCGACAAGCCGACCCGCAAATACGCCCATACCTGGGAACTGGTCCACGCCGACGGCGGCTGGATCGGCATCAACACGGCGCTCCCCAACCATCTCGTCCGGGAAGGGATCGAGGGGGGGATTGTCGCCGAACTCCAGGGCTACCCGCACCTCCGCCCCGAAGTCCCCTACGGGACCAACAGCCGGATCGACCTGCTGCTGGAGGGCGCCGGCAGGCGCTGCTACGTCGAGGTGAAGAACGTCACGCTGGTCGAAGGGGGGCTCGCCCTCTTCCCCGACGCGGTGACCGCGCGGGGACAGAAACACCTGCGGGAGCTGATGGCGGTAGTGCGGGCCGGCGACCGGGGGGTAATCTTCTTTGTCGTCCAGCGGGCCGATGGCAGCAGCGTCGCCCCGGCGGACGCCATCGACCCCGAATACGGGCGGCTGCTCCGCCTGGCGGCGGAGAACGGGGTGGAGCCACTCGCCTACCGGGCGCTGGTCACCCCGGACGAGATCCGGCTGACCGAGCGGTTGCCGGTGCTTCTCCCCTGA
- a CDS encoding cation transporter has protein sequence MPPSRDRLYRTANLLALFTIGYNIIEGVVSVWLGASDETLSLFGFGVDSFVEVISGIGIWHLIRRIRANGGESRDEFERRALRITGGAFYLLTVGLAVSAGLSLFQHHRPTTTIWGIVVSLVSIALMWLLIRAKTRVGIALESPALLADAACSRACLYLSLVLLAASAGYELTGIGGCDALGALLIGYFAYREGREALQKAKGLTCSCCSCGG, from the coding sequence ATGCCCCCGTCCCGCGACCGTCTGTACCGCACCGCCAACCTACTGGCACTGTTCACCATCGGTTACAACATTATCGAAGGAGTCGTTTCCGTCTGGCTCGGCGCCAGCGACGAAACGCTCTCCCTGTTCGGCTTCGGCGTCGATTCCTTCGTCGAGGTGATCTCGGGGATCGGCATCTGGCACCTGATCCGCCGCATCCGGGCCAACGGCGGCGAAAGCCGCGACGAATTCGAGCGCCGGGCGTTACGGATCACCGGCGGAGCCTTCTACCTGCTGACGGTCGGGCTGGCCGTCTCGGCCGGGCTCTCGCTCTTCCAGCATCACCGGCCGACGACCACCATCTGGGGGATCGTCGTCTCCCTCGTTTCCATCGCCCTGATGTGGCTGTTGATCCGCGCCAAGACCCGGGTCGGCATTGCCCTCGAATCACCGGCACTCCTCGCCGACGCCGCCTGTTCCCGGGCCTGCCTCTATCTCTCGCTGGTGCTCCTGGCGGCCAGCGCCGGCTACGAGCTGACCGGCATCGGCGGCTGCGACGCCCTCGGCGCCCTGCTGATCGGCTACTTCGCCTACCGCGAAGGGCGCGAGGCACTGCAAAAAGCCAAAGGACTCACCTGTTCCTGCTGCAGTTGCGGTGGATAG
- a CDS encoding DUF134 domain-containing protein, producing the protein MSPRKKKQRNCVCPLRDKLGQVFKPAGTPLKELEVLILEHDELEALYLCDGQDLNQERAGEMMGVSRGTVQRLLTQGRKKVVEALVGMKALAVAGDFPGEQPTGQPAED; encoded by the coding sequence ATGTCGCCACGCAAGAAAAAGCAACGCAACTGCGTCTGTCCGCTTCGGGACAAGCTCGGCCAGGTATTCAAGCCGGCCGGCACCCCGCTCAAGGAGCTGGAGGTGCTCATCCTCGAGCATGACGAGCTGGAAGCGCTCTACCTGTGCGACGGCCAGGACCTGAACCAGGAACGGGCCGGAGAAATGATGGGGGTATCGCGGGGAACGGTCCAGCGGTTGCTGACCCAGGGGCGGAAGAAGGTGGTCGAGGCCCTGGTCGGCATGAAGGCCCTGGCCGTGGCCGGCGATTTCCCCGGGGAACAGCCGACCGGCCAACCGGCCGAGGATTAA
- a CDS encoding Mrp/NBP35 family ATP-binding protein: MSGGEEKVTVKGCGGDEARRLRELKETIDLQENIMEIKHKIVVLSGKGGVGKSSVAANLAVALALAGKKTGLLDVDIHGPSIPTILGIEGTLPGQDEGKIIPVPYNDNLKVMSVGLLLGDQSEAIIWRGPAKHGVIKQFLSAVAWGPLDYLVVDCPPGTGDEPLSVIHLLGSADGAVIVTTPQDVALTDVRKSVTFCRQLKLPLLGVVENMSGFACPHCGEVVDIFKSGGGERLATEMDVPFLGRIPLEPEMVSAGDSGKPLVEHHRELAAASAFSSVVGKIVAAVD, from the coding sequence GTGAGCGGAGGAGAAGAAAAAGTCACGGTGAAAGGGTGCGGCGGCGATGAGGCCCGTCGCTTGCGGGAGCTGAAGGAAACCATCGATCTCCAGGAGAATATTATGGAGATCAAGCACAAGATTGTCGTGCTGTCGGGCAAGGGAGGGGTCGGCAAAAGCTCGGTGGCGGCCAACTTGGCGGTGGCGCTGGCGCTGGCGGGGAAAAAGACCGGTCTCCTCGATGTCGACATCCACGGTCCTTCGATTCCGACGATCCTCGGTATCGAAGGGACCCTGCCGGGCCAGGACGAAGGGAAAATCATTCCCGTGCCGTATAACGACAATCTGAAAGTGATGTCGGTGGGGCTTTTGCTCGGCGACCAGAGCGAAGCCATCATCTGGCGCGGACCGGCCAAGCATGGGGTGATCAAGCAGTTCCTTTCCGCCGTTGCCTGGGGGCCGCTCGACTACTTGGTCGTCGATTGCCCGCCCGGTACCGGCGACGAACCGCTGTCGGTGATCCATCTGCTCGGGAGTGCCGACGGTGCGGTGATCGTCACCACGCCGCAGGATGTCGCCCTGACCGATGTCCGGAAATCGGTGACCTTCTGCCGGCAGCTCAAATTGCCGCTGCTGGGGGTGGTGGAGAATATGAGCGGCTTCGCCTGTCCGCATTGCGGCGAGGTGGTCGACATCTTCAAGAGCGGCGGTGGCGAACGGCTGGCGACGGAGATGGACGTGCCGTTCCTTGGCCGGATTCCGTTGGAGCCGGAGATGGTCAGCGCCGGTGACAGCGGCAAGCCGCTGGTGGAGCATCATCGTGAACTGGCGGCCGCCAGTGCCTTCAGCAGCGTGGTTGGCAAGATCGTCGCCGCTGTCGACTAA
- a CDS encoding Spy/CpxP family protein refolding chaperone, whose translation MKQELSPAAMIVLAGAMAADGGLFYRPAKAEANRQEERCCEEALEFDQPQLRQLARVLGLTAAQERQIQAILAAEVKTTRLLQRQLRQFHCQLRETAIAVPFDEAAVRTLAGRQATALAELAVCRARIANGIFSLLTTAQQALARQLRPFFTEPAGHGAFAS comes from the coding sequence ATGAAACAGGAACTGAGCCCTGCCGCGATGATCGTCCTTGCCGGAGCCATGGCCGCCGATGGCGGTCTGTTCTACCGACCGGCAAAGGCGGAGGCAAACCGGCAGGAAGAACGATGCTGCGAAGAAGCGCTGGAGTTCGACCAACCGCAGTTGCGGCAGCTGGCCCGGGTTCTCGGGCTGACGGCAGCCCAGGAGCGGCAAATCCAGGCAATCCTTGCCGCCGAAGTGAAGACAACCCGCCTGCTGCAACGACAGCTCCGGCAGTTCCACTGCCAGCTCCGCGAGACGGCAATCGCCGTCCCGTTCGACGAAGCGGCGGTCCGGACCCTGGCCGGCCGACAGGCGACGGCACTGGCCGAGCTGGCCGTTTGCCGAGCCCGGATTGCCAATGGCATCTTCAGCTTGCTGACCACCGCCCAGCAGGCCCTGGCCCGGCAACTCCGGCCGTTTTTCACCGAACCGGCAGGACATGGTGCATTCGCATCGTAA
- a CDS encoding TolC family protein: MRNPHRAHRFRLARGALLLLALLPLRAWGAPLNLTLTEAVKLAVERNLDVKAELYNPAMAEATVRQNRGIYDPALTLSTTYTDSTTLPASSFLAGADTNKERTLTYDLGISRLLPSGGTIGAALTNSWNRNNADPTRGFLDRYYESEFNLTFAQPLLKNFGREATELNIAVAGYGKDAAQEQFTTRLIATVAQVRTEYYKLYSLRDELAVKQASLKLAEQVLADTRGRVNAGVLPSMEITNAEYGVALREKELIDAERAVQDQEDVLRLLLQVDKGAEIVPTEAPAGAPLSIDERKAIDRALRERTELKTARVNLKIDDLQTRVAVNRTRPDLSFTGSIGTTGLAQDYNRALERVGSTDYPVWSVGLQFSYPLGNTAAKNELIRNRLKAEQSRTQLKSLEESTANEVRSAIRAVSAGYKQLEVTDKARAYAEERLQAYLKKSAVGLATIKDVLDVENDLATARDDQITARANYVNAVTQYWQATGELLQRQGVTLTDPGGERLYDGTAGTSPPRDGNVS, from the coding sequence ATGAGGAACCCTCATCGCGCCCATCGGTTCCGCCTCGCCCGGGGAGCCCTCCTGCTCCTGGCGCTCCTCCCCCTCCGGGCGTGGGGAGCCCCCCTCAACCTGACCCTCACCGAGGCGGTGAAACTGGCAGTGGAACGGAACCTCGACGTCAAGGCGGAGCTCTATAATCCGGCAATGGCCGAAGCTACGGTCCGGCAGAATCGTGGGATCTACGACCCGGCCCTCACCCTCTCCACCACCTACACCGATTCGACGACGCTGCCGGCCAGCAGCTTCCTCGCCGGGGCCGACACCAACAAGGAACGAACGCTCACTTACGATCTGGGAATCAGCCGGCTGCTGCCGAGCGGTGGAACGATCGGCGCCGCCCTGACCAACAGCTGGAACCGCAACAATGCCGATCCGACCAGAGGGTTTCTCGATCGCTACTACGAGTCGGAGTTCAATTTGACCTTCGCCCAGCCGCTCTTGAAAAATTTCGGCCGGGAAGCTACTGAGTTGAACATTGCCGTAGCAGGATACGGAAAGGACGCGGCCCAGGAACAGTTCACCACCAGGCTGATCGCCACCGTGGCCCAGGTACGGACCGAATATTACAAACTTTACAGCCTCCGCGACGAATTGGCGGTCAAACAGGCCTCCCTCAAACTGGCCGAACAGGTCCTCGCCGATACCCGCGGCCGGGTCAATGCCGGGGTACTGCCGAGCATGGAGATCACCAACGCCGAATACGGCGTCGCTTTGCGGGAAAAGGAGCTGATTGACGCCGAACGGGCGGTCCAGGACCAGGAAGACGTGCTGCGGCTGCTGCTCCAGGTGGACAAGGGGGCGGAAATCGTCCCGACGGAGGCACCGGCAGGTGCGCCGCTGTCCATCGACGAACGCAAGGCAATCGACCGGGCGCTCCGGGAACGGACCGAACTGAAAACCGCCCGCGTCAATCTTAAAATCGACGATCTCCAGACCCGGGTGGCCGTCAACCGCACCCGCCCCGACCTGTCGTTTACCGGCAGTATCGGCACCACCGGCCTGGCACAGGATTACAACCGGGCACTGGAACGGGTTGGCTCCACCGACTACCCGGTCTGGAGCGTCGGACTACAGTTTTCCTATCCACTCGGCAATACTGCCGCGAAAAACGAGCTGATCCGGAACCGGCTGAAGGCCGAGCAGAGCAGAACCCAGCTGAAAAGCCTCGAAGAAAGCACGGCCAACGAGGTCCGCAGCGCCATTAGAGCCGTCTCCGCCGGTTACAAGCAGCTGGAGGTGACCGACAAGGCCCGCGCTTATGCCGAAGAGCGGCTGCAGGCGTACCTGAAAAAAAGCGCCGTCGGCCTCGCCACCATCAAGGACGTGCTCGACGTAGAGAACGACCTGGCAACGGCCAGGGACGATCAGATCACCGCCCGGGCAAATTACGTCAATGCGGTGACCCAGTACTGGCAGGCCACCGGCGAGTTACTCCAGCGCCAGGGGGTGACGCTGACCGATCCCGGCGGCGAGCGGCTTTACGATGGCACCGCCGGAACGTCACCACCACGGGACGGCAACGTTTCTTAA
- a CDS encoding PDZ domain-containing protein — translation MELDRYEELVNEHHPAMWLTALGLIVAEVGNSYLAKRGVSQLRGIVVLGTRTGGTADLAGVTAGDIICEVDGTPVAALPEVEQRLQLHPPALPIRLLIRNGDYWRFLAIPLGERQYGGCLQ, via the coding sequence ATGGAGCTGGACCGCTACGAAGAGCTGGTCAACGAACATCATCCGGCAATGTGGTTGACGGCATTGGGACTGATCGTCGCCGAAGTCGGCAACTCCTACCTGGCAAAACGGGGAGTCAGCCAATTGCGGGGAATCGTCGTCCTCGGCACCCGGACAGGTGGGACTGCCGACCTGGCCGGCGTAACCGCCGGCGACATCATTTGCGAGGTGGATGGCACGCCGGTTGCCGCTTTGCCGGAGGTGGAACAGCGGCTGCAGCTCCATCCGCCGGCGCTGCCAATCCGGCTGCTGATCCGTAACGGCGACTACTGGCGCTTTCTCGCCATCCCCCTCGGAGAGCGGCAATACGGAGGCTGTTTGCAATGA
- a CDS encoding ABC transporter permease — MELLMSLRIAFRALRSNLMRSFLTMLGIIIGIAAVITMVAIGSGASKMVADQISSIGSNLLLVLPGSTTSGGLRAGAGSAPTLTDDDARAIASECPSVAMVAPNVRGTAQIVYGNQNWSTIIYGVTPDYLAVRDWAVVDGRNLSTADQDGAAKTCLLGQTVASNLFGSEDPVGKIIRIKKIPFTVVGLLESKGQSTMGNDQDDVVLVPLRTAQRKLFGTQFVGTVGAIMVKAASEQALSSAEQEVTALLNQRHRIGPTREADFTVRNLSELLAVAQQSSQVMSLLLGAVASISLIVGGIGIMNIMLVSVTERTREIGIRMAIGARQRNILLQFLTEAVLLTTSGGIIGMILGVIGATVVSKFLGWPVLISAQSILIAFAFSAGVGIFFGFYPARKAAALNPIEALRYE; from the coding sequence ATGGAACTGCTGATGTCTCTGCGAATCGCCTTCCGGGCGTTACGCAGCAACCTGATGCGCTCCTTCCTGACCATGCTCGGAATCATCATTGGCATTGCCGCGGTAATCACCATGGTCGCCATCGGCTCCGGGGCGAGCAAGATGGTTGCCGACCAGATCTCCAGCATCGGCAGCAACCTGCTGCTGGTGCTCCCCGGCTCGACCACCAGCGGCGGATTGCGGGCCGGCGCCGGCAGCGCCCCGACCCTCACCGACGACGATGCGCGGGCCATCGCCAGCGAATGCCCGTCGGTGGCCATGGTCGCGCCTAACGTCCGGGGAACCGCCCAGATAGTCTACGGGAATCAGAACTGGTCGACGATCATCTACGGCGTTACGCCCGATTACCTGGCAGTGCGGGACTGGGCGGTCGTCGATGGCCGGAACCTCTCCACCGCCGATCAGGACGGTGCCGCCAAAACCTGCCTGCTCGGCCAGACGGTGGCAAGCAATCTGTTCGGCAGCGAGGATCCGGTCGGCAAGATCATCCGGATCAAGAAAATCCCTTTTACCGTGGTCGGGTTGCTTGAGTCCAAGGGGCAGTCGACCATGGGGAACGACCAGGACGACGTGGTACTGGTGCCGCTCCGCACCGCCCAGCGCAAGCTCTTCGGCACCCAGTTCGTCGGCACCGTCGGGGCCATCATGGTTAAAGCAGCGAGCGAACAGGCGCTTTCCTCGGCTGAACAAGAGGTTACGGCCCTCCTCAACCAGCGGCACCGGATCGGACCGACCCGCGAAGCGGATTTCACCGTCCGGAATCTCTCTGAGCTACTCGCCGTTGCTCAGCAATCGTCCCAGGTGATGTCGCTGCTCCTCGGCGCGGTGGCATCCATCTCGCTGATCGTCGGCGGGATAGGCATCATGAACATCATGCTCGTCTCGGTGACGGAGCGGACCAGGGAGATCGGCATCCGGATGGCGATCGGTGCCCGGCAGCGGAACATCCTGCTCCAGTTCCTGACCGAAGCGGTGCTTTTGACCACCAGCGGCGGAATCATCGGCATGATCCTCGGCGTGATCGGCGCCACCGTCGTTTCGAAATTTCTCGGCTGGCCAGTGCTGATTTCGGCCCAGTCGATTCTCATCGCCTTCGCCTTCTCGGCCGGGGTCGGCATCTTCTTCGGCTTCTATCCGGCCCGCAAGGCGGCAGCCCTGAACCCGATCGAAGCATTACGTTACGAGTAG
- a CDS encoding ABC transporter ATP-binding protein — MANVVTFTDITKVYQMGDQRVEALRGVSFTVAEGEFVAIMGASGSGKSTCMNIVGCLDTPSSGSYHLEGIDVATMGKDQLAAIRNARLGFVFQGFNLLARTTARENVELPLIYRGVAAAERHRRALAALERVGLGERADHYSNQLSGGQQQRVAIARALVNEPAIILADEPTGNLDTRTTAEVMGIFQQLNRQGITLIMVTHEPEVAAFTKRNITFRDGRIIADAPVAMPTEAAAGREEHPWNC; from the coding sequence ATGGCTAACGTCGTTACTTTTACCGACATTACCAAGGTCTACCAGATGGGAGATCAGCGGGTGGAAGCACTGCGGGGAGTATCGTTCACCGTGGCCGAAGGCGAATTCGTCGCCATCATGGGTGCCTCGGGGAGCGGTAAATCAACCTGTATGAATATCGTCGGCTGTCTCGATACCCCTAGCTCGGGAAGTTACCACCTGGAAGGAATCGACGTGGCAACGATGGGTAAGGATCAGTTGGCGGCAATCCGCAACGCCCGGCTCGGCTTCGTCTTCCAGGGGTTCAACCTGCTGGCCCGGACGACCGCCCGGGAAAATGTGGAGCTGCCGCTCATCTACCGCGGCGTTGCCGCCGCCGAACGGCACCGTCGGGCGCTGGCCGCCCTGGAACGGGTCGGGCTCGGCGAACGAGCCGACCACTATTCGAACCAGCTGTCCGGCGGCCAGCAGCAGCGGGTCGCCATTGCCCGCGCGCTGGTCAACGAACCGGCGATCATTTTGGCCGACGAACCGACCGGCAACCTCGACACCCGAACCACTGCGGAGGTGATGGGAATCTTCCAGCAGCTCAACCGCCAGGGGATCACCCTTATTATGGTCACTCACGAACCGGAGGTAGCCGCCTTCACCAAACGAAACATCACCTTCCGTGACGGGCGGATCATCGCCGACGCACCGGTAGCGATGCCGACCGAGGCCGCCGCCGGCAGGGAGGAACACCCATGGAACTGCTGA